In Mycteria americana isolate JAX WOST 10 ecotype Jacksonville Zoo and Gardens chromosome 4, USCA_MyAme_1.0, whole genome shotgun sequence, the genomic stretch CGGGTGCCCCCGGCTTTCCCAAGCCGACCCTTCTCCCAGGGGCCACACGGCTCTAATTAAAGCAGCGATCTGGAGGTTAATTAATACAAATGGTGTCAAATATTATACCAATCAAAACGCCTTTGATTTCCCCGCCTTGCCCGCGGCCCTTCTGCTGCGCTCGCTGCGTTAACGAGAGCGtggtccccccctccccgagccaaAGCCCCTCAGAAGGGAGTTTTCTTAACCCCGGGGGTTCTCCCCCTCTTTTATCACCTCTCCCTGACGGGTTTTTCGGGTGAGCGCGGATCGCATCACCTCCCCGCCGAGAGCccggccgccccgagccccccggccctCCGCGCCTGCTAATCCCGGCTAATTGCCACCCGCCCGCCTCTTGCCCCGGGGTCTCCGCAGGTGTTTGAAGGAACATCTGGGATCGACGCCAAGAAGACCTCCTGCGAATTTACCGGGGACATCCTCCGGACCCCGGTTTCTGAGGACATGCTGGGTAAGCCCAGCCGGCTGCTGAGCCCTGACATATCTCGGTGCATGGATGATGGGGTAACCCGGGGACAGGCAATCTGGGGGTGTTGGAGTCTTGGggttcagctctgctgctgcccaggggctGGGCACGCTCTGCGGTCCCGGGAGAGTCGCATCCAGCGTGGTGACGTGGTGACGGTGACCCTCGTACAGGGCTAAAACGTCGCCCTGGGCCCACTCTGCCCAGTTATCCCAGGAGAAAAAGCTTGGGCCGGACTGGGAGGAGGTTTCCCGGGTGAGGACAGGAGAGCTTCAGCCCGTGGTCGTGCCGTCAGCGCTCTCGTTACCTCGACCTTaggagagctgggggctgcccggCATCTTCCCCGTCCGTGCCGAGCCCTGAGACGCGGCCAGGCGCGAGGACGCACAGGGGGACCGGCCACCCCTGCCCCCGCGGGGCCACCCGCCCCGGcggagctgggtgctggcagaCCCCCGCggccctgagcagcctccccCCGAGCCGTGTTAGAGGCTCCCGAGGGTCCTCCAGCCCCCAAAGCAGCCCCGGGGGCTCGCAGGGGTCGCAGCCGGTGACAGCGGTCGCTCGGGGTCCCGGCAGAGGGACCCCGGCTGACGCGCGGTGTCGCTCCCCGCTCGGGGGGGCCCAGCGTCTCCTGCCATCTCCTTCCCGTCTCCGCCGGCAGCGTGAGACCCGGCCGGAGCCCTCCCACAAAGGGCAGCCGTAAAGGGCAGCCCGGCTGGGAGGGGGCCGGCGTCGAGCGCGGCGCGGCAGCGGGCGGTGACGGCCGGACaggcccccgctccccggcagcgGCCAAGGAGCCCCCGGCTCCTTTCCCAGGCAGCGTCCCCTCGTCCCTGTGCAGGGTCACCCAGGAGGGGacggcggccgggcaggggcgcGCAGAGTCTGTCCCGGGCTGGCCTCGCCGCCCTGGGGTCGattcccccttcctgcccccccaaACTGGGCCGGGGTCCCCCAGGTGCTGGGGCTGCACGGCCCCGTCCCTCCCCTCTGCCGCTCTTTGTGCCGCGGCGCTGAATTAAAGCCGCTGCGTGCCAGCGAGCCGTGGGTGCCCAGCCCGCGCCAAGGCTACTGACCTTTCATGCTCCGCGCTCCCGCGCCCCGGCTCTGCCGTCAGCTTGATCCGCTCTGACATCGGCGATGCTGCCCTGGCCCCGCTGGGGACCAGCAGACGGTCCCATAGGGGCGGCAGCGGCacgcgggggtgccggggggggggccaGCGCGGCCGGCACGCCGGCTTTGCGGCTATCGATCCCGCAGCTCGGAGGCGGTCGATGAGGCTGAGCGTGAACAGCGATGGAGCGGCTCTCTGGGAGCCTTGtacccccccggggctgggggggggggtcttggtGTCACCCCACCTACGCTGAGCTGGGAACCCCGAGGGGGAGGCGACGGTGGGTGGCTCGGATGGcatggggggggcggggggtgtctcTGGGGACCTGGCCCCGTGTGCTGGCATCTTCCTACGCTGGGGGCTGGGGCGTCACCCAGCCCCTGGGTGCCTCGTGcagtgacatggggacacctcgTCCCCTGGcatgggggggctgtgggacGCAGCGGCAAAGCTGGGGGTGCCTCCAGCCACCCTGGGTGCACAGTCCTCTGCTCCTCACCCGCAGACACCCTGGGCAGCTGGGATGTCCTgtgccacccatgggtgctccccatTTCCCGGGTTTCCCCCTTCTGGGGTGGACTCCTGAGGAAGCCGTTGCCCGGGGGGCGCGGTagcccccccggtgtccccgcaCACCGTGGGGGGCTCACAGGGAAACGCCAGCAGCGGCGTAGACCTTCGGTCTCGGAAgcactgctgcctgtccctgggctgcctgcacccGCACAGGGGACCGGGAgcaggatggggacacggggacccaatggggacacggggacccaatggggacacggggacccacGGCCGcgggacaggcagctgcctgccgggGCGTTCAGCAGGCGACCAGCAGCTCTCTCCTTGCAGGTCGGGTCTTCAACGGCTCTGCCAAACCCATCGACGGCGGTCCCCCGGTGATGGCCGAGGACTTCCTGGACATCAATGGTGACGGCTCTGGGCACAGCGATGCTTTGCCGGCTCCTTTTAGCAACCGGGGGCGATTCCTCCGTTTCGGGGTGCCCCGTGGTGCCTCATTCCCTTTCCCGCTGCAGGCCAGCCCATCAACCCCCACGGCCGCATCTACCCCGAGGAGATGATCCAGACCGGCATCTCGCCCATCGATGTGATGAACAGCATCGCCCGAGGCCAGAAGATCCCCATCTTCTCCGCTGCCGGTCTCCCCCACAATGAGGTGGGTCCCCACGGGGCACCgagcccctggcacagccccagcagcagcggaggaggaggaggaggatggaggaggcagCGTGGGGGGATTTGGGAGGGCTGGAGCCCGTCTCCTgtgcctctcctcctctccccgctgTGCTCTGCTCGCCGTGACGGGCCAGACCCACCTTTTGGGGTGTCTGTTGTGttccccgacccccccccccccagccactcagGGTGATGGGCTAGTGCACGGAGGAGAAGGGAagctcctgttgcctcctgcctcagtttccccgtccGCACAGTGAGGGGGTAAAACGAACCCCGCTGCGCCAagagctgtgctgggcagggCGGGGTGCTCTGGGCTGATGCGGGGTGCCCGAGCCCGTGGCGTGGGGACCCCCAGGCCACCCCGTGGCCCGGCAAGCGCGGTCACGCCGGGTGCCGGAAATACCAGCCAGATCCCCGGGCGCACCGGCGCGGCGGATgggcagcgcagccccagccccccgccccggcacagACGGTGATGCGATGGGACGGAAAACCGGCCCTGACAGATCGGGAGTGACGGGGGAGGGTGGCCACGGTCAAGTCAGGGCCCGGCACGACGAGCGCCGGGCCACGGCGAGGGGCCGCggctggctgggggtgggggagaccccGCTCCCCCCCGACCCGCGGGGCTGGGTACCCGCCGGCGGGCTGGGTGGGCGGCTGGGGGTGCCGGTGGCCGTGCTGGGACGCTCTCTCCCGCGCCGGTTCCTGTTCGTCCTgtctccatcccctgcccctcGCTGCCGTGGGGGCCCTGTCCTGGTCCCAGGGGGGCTGTGGCCTCTCTGGGGGGGACGCGGCCAcgggcgccggccccgcgctgcccgcctgTCCCCGTCCCGCTGCAGATCGCCGCGCAGATCTGCCGGCAGGCCGGCCTGGTGAAGAAGTCCAAGGACGTGGTGGACTACCACGAGGACAACTTCGCCATCGTCTTCGCTGCCATGGGGGTGAgtcggggacgggacgggaccgcCCAGCCGACCTCGGTAAAGGGGGGACTCAGGGGAGCCCAAATTGCAGGGGACGAGCAGGCAGCCTTGCCGCCGCCTCCCTGCACCGCCTCGTCCCtcgcctgcctcagtttccccacgcAGGAAGCCGCCCCGTGCTGACAGCCCTCTCCTCCCGTGCGGGCAGGTGAACATGGAGACAGCTCGCTTCTTCAAGTCGGACTTCGAGGAGAACGGCTCCATGGAGAACGTGTGCCTCTTCCTCAACCTGGCCAACGACCCCACGTGAGTCAGCCCCGTGGCTCCGGCAGGCGGctctccgcctcctcctcctcctcttcctcctcctcctcctcctcctcctcctcctcctccttctccttctccttctccttctccttctccttctccttctcatcctcctcctcctcctcctcctcctcctccttctccttctccttctccttctccttctccttctccttctccttctcgtcctcctcctcttcctcctcttcctcctcctcctcctcctcctcctcctcctccctctccttctcctcctcctcctcctcctcctcctcctcctcctcctcctcctcctcctcctcctcctccttctcctccctctcctccttctcctccctctcctcctcctcctcctcctcctcctcctcctcctcctcctcctcctcctccttctccttctccttctccttctccttctccttctcctcctcctcctcctccttctcctccttctcctcctcctccttctcctccttctccttctcctccctctcctcctcctcctcctcctcctcctccttctccttctcctgtctCCTCTCCCCCCGCTGAGGACCTGATCCATCGCGGGTGGATCGAGGcgcaggggctggtgctgggtACAGCTGGGGGTCATTGGGGTCCTGCCGTGCACGGGCACCCCGAAGGCTGGGggtccctctgctccccaggggccggccccgctcctggGCACTGCGAGCCCTGCCCTGAGCAGCGAGGGGGGGGGCTGCAGAAGCATGGGGGGCCCCCTCCCATCCTGCACGGTGCTGAGTCCCTCGGGCTCCTCCATGTGCCCTCCTGGCACCCCCCAAATCTGTCCCCGTGCTGGGACGGGGAGCAGCCACCAGCGCGGCTCGGCGAGGGGCAccttgggggtgcgggggggtgcgcgcgggctgggctctgccgggcACGCTCGGAACCGTGTGCCCTGCCCCgcgtgctgctgggctgggggacccccccgTCGTCAAGACTGGGGGAccccctgggcagggctgggggaccccccttggcggggctggggcagccgtcCTGGGCTCTGGGCAGCGGAGCTGGCGCCAAACCCGGCCAGCTTTGGGGTCCCCATCCCTTCCCGATGGCCTGGGTGGGCAGCGGGTGCCCCCCGCTTCCCCATCGCCCAGTCCCAGCTCAGGGACCCCAAGAGCTGCGGTCCCACGGGTGCCCGGTCGCCCCTGCCGACGGCCTGGCACGCCGCGGGGAGCCCGCGCGGCTCGGCGGCGGGCGAGCGCCCGCAGGGCTCCGGGGCCGCTCTGCGGCGGGGGGGATTGGGATCTGGGGGTGCCCGCCCTGTCCCCCGGCAGGATCGAGCGCATCATAACCCCCCGCCTGGCCCTGACCACGGCCGAGTTCCTCGCCTACCAGTGCGAGAAGCACGTGCTGGTGATCCTGACGGACATGAGCTCCTACGCCGAGGCCCTGCGGGAGGTCAGCGCCTGGCCCCCGGCATCGGCCCCGGACCCCTGCGTCCTCCCCGTGTGGCAGGGGACCCCGTTCGGGCGCCTGGGCTGCCCAGGGTGCCCGGGATGCCTGGGgttcccagggtgctgggggtgctgggggtgcctggggtgctcggggtgctcagggtgcccagggtgctgggggtgcttgGGGTGCCCAGGATACTTGGGGTGCTcggggtgcctggggtgctcagggtgcTCGAAGTGCCCAGGATACTTGGGGTacttggggtgcctggggtgctcGGGGTGCCTGGAGTGcttggggtgcccagggtgcccggGGTGcttggggtgcccagggtgctTGGGGTGTTTGGGATGCCTGGGGTGCTCGGGGTGCCCAGGATATTTGGGGTGCTCGGGGTGCCTGGGGTGTCTGGGgtgctcagggtgctgggggtgctcaAGGTGCCCAGGATACTTGGGGTGCTCAGGGTGCCCAGGGTacttggggtgcctggggtgctcagggtgtccagggtgctgggggtgctcgGGGTGCCCAGGATATTTGGGGTGCTCAGGGTGcctggggtgctcagggtgccCAGGATacttggggtgcctggggtgcttGGGGTGCCTGGAGTGcttggggtgcccagggtgctgAGGGGTGCTTGGGGTGCTTGAGCCCCCTCCCGCACTgactgcagcccccccggcccgcagGTGTCGGCAGCCAGGGAGGAGGTGCCCGGGCGCCGCGGCTTCCCCGGCTACATGTACACCGACCTGGCCACCATCTACGAGCGGGCCGGGCGCGTGGAGGGCAGGAACGGCTCCATCACGCAGATCCCCATCCTGACCATGCCCAACGATGGTcagcggccccggggggggggcacgggggtccccgtggggcgcGCGGTGCCACCGCCGTGCCCGCACCGGGAAACCACAGGGCCGGGAAATGCCGAATTGCTTTGTTTTAACACGTTTTGGGGGAGCTCGTGGGATCCGTCGGGGTAGCGAAGCTTGCTCTGGGATGCTTCAGGGTTATTTCTGCCCCCCGTGTCGTCCCTCTGGGCCCCCCCAGCCGGAGCAGAGTGCTGGGTTTCAGCCAAAGGCtgtggctggggtgggggggggctcagACTTGGGGTGGCTGGGGGTGCGTGCAGGCGTGGGCGTACCCCGGGTGTGCGCACACGCGGGCACGTCTAAAAGGGGCATTTCTCTGCCCGGTGCTGGGGGAAACGGGCTCTTGCTCAGAGCTGCAGGCCGGTGCCGCTTCCCCGCGGCCGTGCTGCTCCAGTCACCCCCCGGCATGGGGCACGGCCACGTCCCAGGTCCGGCCGAGCAGCCAGACACGTTTTTGGGGCTCACACCGCCCTGCCTTTCCCCAGACATCACCCACCCCATCCCCGACCTGACGGGCTTCATCACCGAGGGGCAGATCTACGTCGACCGGCAGCTCCACAACAGGCAGGTTCGTTCCCGGGTCCCTTCCCGGCCCCGTGCCACAGCGGAGCGGGGATGGATCCGGCACCGCTGTGCCTGCCGGCATGGCGTGGGGCTGGAAACCGACCCAGGGcgccggggtggggggtgccgagggcagcggggagccccaAGTGAGGGCAGCGGTCCCCTTGCCTGCAACGGGGGTGGCCGGCAGCCGGCAAACGTGGGGGGGGTCCCTCTCGCCCTGCAGATCTACCCCCCCATCAACGTGCTGCCCTCCCTCTCCCGCCTGATGAAGTCGGCCATCGGGGAGGGCATGACGAGGAAGGACCACGGGGATGTCTCCAACCAGCTGGtaagg encodes the following:
- the ATP6V1B1 gene encoding V-type proton ATPase subunit B, kidney isoform isoform X2 is translated as MAGPSLAGAPCCWPSPRPPGGPGRRRRPRRSWRTLCAAEEAAEAAAASRTSRERRRSAPAPPRSAPRTARARREPARRTTAAASWCEMPKGRSGRSCSPRAWTWTGPSGRGRPSRRSSSIAWSWSSSAATYKTVCGVNGPLVVLDNVKFAQYAEIVNFMLPNGTSRSGQVLEVMGSKAIVQVFEGTSGIDAKKTSCEFTGDILRTPVSEDMLGRVFNGSAKPIDGGPPVMAEDFLDINGQPINPHGRIYPEEMIQTGISPIDVMNSIARGQKIPIFSAAGLPHNEIAAQICRQAGLVKKSKDVVDYHEDNFAIVFAAMGVNMETARFFKSDFEENGSMENVCLFLNLANDPTIERIITPRLALTTAEFLAYQCEKHVLVILTDMSSYAEALREVSAAREEVPGRRGFPGYMYTDLATIYERAGRVEGRNGSITQIPILTMPNDDITHPIPDLTGFITEGQIYVDRQLHNRQIYPPINVLPSLSRLMKSAIGEGMTRKDHGDVSNQLYACYAIGKDVQAMKAVVGEEALSPDDLLYLEFLQKFEKQFITQGPYENRSIFESLDIGWQLLRIFPKQLLKRIPESILAEYYPREGKVPGQGPASTAL
- the ATP6V1B1 gene encoding V-type proton ATPase subunit B, kidney isoform isoform X4, whose amino-acid sequence is MEGQRRRPERLKFARSEMPKGRSGRSCSPRAWTWTGPSGRGRPSRRSSSIAWSWSSSAATYKTVCGVNGPLVVLDNVKFAQYAEIVNFMLPNGTSRSGQVLEVMGSKAIVQVFEGTSGIDAKKTSCEFTGDILRTPVSEDMLGRVFNGSAKPIDGGPPVMAEDFLDINGQPINPHGRIYPEEMIQTGISPIDVMNSIARGQKIPIFSAAGLPHNEIAAQICRQAGLVKKSKDVVDYHEDNFAIVFAAMGVNMETARFFKSDFEENGSMENVCLFLNLANDPTIERIITPRLALTTAEFLAYQCEKHVLVILTDMSSYAEALREVSAAREEVPGRRGFPGYMYTDLATIYERAGRVEGRNGSITQIPILTMPNDDITHPIPDLTGFITEGQIYVDRQLHNRQIYPPINVLPSLSRLMKSAIGEGMTRKDHGDVSNQLYACYAIGKDVQAMKAVVGEEALSPDDLLYLEFLQKFEKQFITQGPYENRSIFESLDIGWQLLRIFPKQLLKRIPESILAEYYPREGKVPGQGPASTAL
- the ATP6V1B1 gene encoding V-type proton ATPase subunit B, kidney isoform isoform X3; translated protein: MPPPPPRLPPGGRGPAPPWRGGRATAPGGPRPWGCQRDDPGDRAPQGPGPGPAQADADVLHGGAALSPGAGVPALPVRGGQGEDGASAAAQPLRDPAYKTVCGVNGPLVVLDNVKFAQYAEIVNFMLPNGTSRSGQVLEVMGSKAIVQVFEGTSGIDAKKTSCEFTGDILRTPVSEDMLGRVFNGSAKPIDGGPPVMAEDFLDINGQPINPHGRIYPEEMIQTGISPIDVMNSIARGQKIPIFSAAGLPHNEIAAQICRQAGLVKKSKDVVDYHEDNFAIVFAAMGVNMETARFFKSDFEENGSMENVCLFLNLANDPTIERIITPRLALTTAEFLAYQCEKHVLVILTDMSSYAEALREVSAAREEVPGRRGFPGYMYTDLATIYERAGRVEGRNGSITQIPILTMPNDDITHPIPDLTGFITEGQIYVDRQLHNRQIYPPINVLPSLSRLMKSAIGEGMTRKDHGDVSNQLYACYAIGKDVQAMKAVVGEEALSPDDLLYLEFLQKFEKQFITQGPYENRSIFESLDIGWQLLRIFPKQLLKRIPESILAEYYPREGKVPGQGPASTAL
- the ATP6V1B1 gene encoding V-type proton ATPase subunit B, kidney isoform isoform X6 produces the protein MAAAREHGLALGRDYSSSPRLTYKTVCGVNGPLVVLDNVKFAQYAEIVNFMLPNGTSRSGQVLEVMGSKAIVQVFEGTSGIDAKKTSCEFTGDILRTPVSEDMLGRVFNGSAKPIDGGPPVMAEDFLDINGQPINPHGRIYPEEMIQTGISPIDVMNSIARGQKIPIFSAAGLPHNEIAAQICRQAGLVKKSKDVVDYHEDNFAIVFAAMGVNMETARFFKSDFEENGSMENVCLFLNLANDPTIERIITPRLALTTAEFLAYQCEKHVLVILTDMSSYAEALREVSAAREEVPGRRGFPGYMYTDLATIYERAGRVEGRNGSITQIPILTMPNDDITHPIPDLTGFITEGQIYVDRQLHNRQIYPPINVLPSLSRLMKSAIGEGMTRKDHGDVSNQLYACYAIGKDVQAMKAVVGEEALSPDDLLYLEFLQKFEKQFITQGPYENRSIFESLDIGWQLLRIFPKQLLKRIPESILAEYYPREGKVPGQGPASTAL
- the ATP6V1B1 gene encoding V-type proton ATPase subunit B, kidney isoform isoform X5, with protein sequence MGMPKGRSGRSCSPRAWTWTGPSGRGRPSRRSSSIAWSWSSSAATYKTVCGVNGPLVVLDNVKFAQYAEIVNFMLPNGTSRSGQVLEVMGSKAIVQVFEGTSGIDAKKTSCEFTGDILRTPVSEDMLGRVFNGSAKPIDGGPPVMAEDFLDINGQPINPHGRIYPEEMIQTGISPIDVMNSIARGQKIPIFSAAGLPHNEIAAQICRQAGLVKKSKDVVDYHEDNFAIVFAAMGVNMETARFFKSDFEENGSMENVCLFLNLANDPTIERIITPRLALTTAEFLAYQCEKHVLVILTDMSSYAEALREVSAAREEVPGRRGFPGYMYTDLATIYERAGRVEGRNGSITQIPILTMPNDDITHPIPDLTGFITEGQIYVDRQLHNRQIYPPINVLPSLSRLMKSAIGEGMTRKDHGDVSNQLYACYAIGKDVQAMKAVVGEEALSPDDLLYLEFLQKFEKQFITQGPYENRSIFESLDIGWQLLRIFPKQLLKRIPESILAEYYPREGKVPGQGPASTAL